A section of the Styela clava chromosome 9, kaStyClav1.hap1.2, whole genome shotgun sequence genome encodes:
- the LOC120340182 gene encoding ficolin-2-like isoform X3, with amino-acid sequence MIFTVQNNNRIQKLMEALEVEIENITTKVMRSHEELEVKIENLTTKLMHNPEELEMKMVTMNNRIRKIDTDTTLIRINYKESELKIENLTIKVMSNQEYLSQALSADCSEYRENLSRLGRRVTAGKETIYITLDGEIASVNCDFNESNEWTVIQRRMDGSVDFYRGWEEYKKGFGNPDGELWLGLDKLHRMTSRKNYSLRIDLLNWEGERRYAAYSTFRIGDKDSNYRLTVSGYSGNAKDGMNRHNNLPFTTHDRDNDQSRSNCAVRYHGAWWYGSCYAANLNGKYYKSSSGPTGNGVSWQHWDGDDYSLKFVEMKIKPN; translated from the exons ATGATTTTCACTGTTCAG AATAATAACAGAATTCAAAAACTAATGGAGG CATTGGAAGTGGAAATTGAGAATATCACGACCAAAGTGATGCGCAGTCACGAAG AATTGGAAGTGAAAATTGAGAATCTTACGACCAAATTGATGCACAATCCTGAAG AATTGGAGATGAAAATGGTAACGATGAATAATCGTATAAGAAAGATTGATACTGACACCACCTTGATCCGCATCAATTATAAAG AATCGGAATTGAAAATTGAGAATCTTACGATCAAAGTGATGAGCAATCAAG AATATCTCAGTCAAGCATTGTCTGCGGATTGTTCGGAATATAGAGAAAATTTATCTCGACTTGGTCGGAGAGTTACTGCAGGAAAAGAAACAATTTATATTACGTTAGATGGAGAGATTGCAAGTGTTAATTGCGATTTTAATGAATCGAACGAATGGACA GTTATTCAACGTAGAATGGATGGCAGTGTCGATTTTTACAGAGGATGGGAGGAATACAAGAAAGGCTTCGGAAATCCCGATGGAGAGTTATGGCTGG GTCTAGATAAGCTCCACAGAATGACATCAAGAAAAAACTATAGTTTACGAATTGATCTTTTGAACTGGGAAGGCGAAAGAAGATATGCAGCTTACAG TACCTTCCGAATTGGAGACAAAGATTCAAATTATCGTCTCACTGTATCGGGATACTCCGGAAATGCAAAGGATGGAATGAATCGTCACAACAATCTTCCATTCACCACGCATGATAGAGATAATGATCAAAGCAGAAGTAACTGCGCTGTACGATATCACGGAGCATGGTGGTATGGCAGTTGTTATGCAGCAAATCTGAatggaaaatattacaaaagttCGTCAGGGCCTACAGGCAATGGGGTATCTTGGCAACATTGGGACGGGGATGATTATTCTCTGAAATTTGTCGAAATGAAGATTAAGCCAAATTAG
- the LOC144427387 gene encoding uncharacterized protein LOC144427387 encodes MTADESRLFIIVMQLLLCFFVIMQLISVLKGYCYIRRICKFIRILVAINQTRYGTVMESESDFDASSGDEWEETSESSSSDEEVVPVPARRYAASTEDVPAEAAASTGGMFGASSPRRSRGRRRRRVWSRGRPRSRDSSHSESRESSPPHSPGTQPSTSSSTTVLQPLPLIWSEDPNEVPDPPTFTGIPRINVSCINNITPMNVLSEFFTEEFFENMKTQTNLYASQKLASSQQSDTATRNILKIWKPVTVPELKIFLGIMLHTGIVKKPQLRQYWSNNISYRESFCPSFMSRDRFTSIFSAICTLMTTHHTSRFTFKDTIHCTDFGQL; translated from the exons ATGACTGCGGACGAGAGTCgtctttttattattgttatgcagttattattatgtttttttgttattatgcaGTTGATTTCGGTTCTAAAGGGATATTGTTATATAAGACGTATTTGTAAGTTTATTAGGATTCTGGTAGCTATAAATCAGAcaaggtacggtaccgtaatgGAGAGTGAGAGCGATTTTGATGCAAG TTCTGGTGACGAGTGGGAAGAGACGAGTGAGTCATCTAGCTCTGATGAAGAGGTTGTCCCAGTCCCGGCTAGGCGCTATGCTGCAAGCACTGAAGATGTACCAGCTGAAGCAGCAGCGTCAACGGGCGGAATGTTCGGAGCTTCGAGCCCTCGGCGATCACGTGGCAGGCGTCGGAGAAGGGTCTGGTCAAGAGGACGTCCTCGAAGTCGGGATTCTTCTCATAGTGAAAGTCGGGAATCAAGTCCCCCACATTCTCCGGGAACCCAGCCATCCACTTCctcctcgactactgttttgcAACCTCTTCCCCTAATCTGGTCTGAAGACCCAAACGAAGTCCCTGACCCTCCCACATTTACAGGAATTCCAAGGATCAACGTTTCTTGTATCAACAATATCACTCCCATGAATGTTTTGAGTGAATTCTTCACagaagaattttttgaaaacatgaAAACCCAAACTAATCTGTATGCTTCACAAAAGTTAGCATCATCACAACAATCGGACACTGCCACAAGAAATATCTTGAAAATCTGGAAGCCAGTCACTGTGCcagagttgaaaatttttttgggtATCATGCTCCACACAGGAATTGTCAAGAAACCACAATTGAGGCAGTATTGGTCCAATAATATTTCATATCGTGAGTCGTTTTGTCCATCATTTATGTCCAGGGACAGGTTTACTTCCATTTTTAGTGCCATTTGCACTTTAATGACAACTCATCATACATCCCGTTTCACGTTCAAGGACACGATCCACTGCACAGACTTCGGCCAGTTATAA
- the LOC120340182 gene encoding fibrinogen-like protein A isoform X2 yields MSHMYGNVEPPEETNENVYEEYINPTASPGASRQDDAGEKNSESKNRKISWYNIAISTAVVLSIGLAACGMIFTVQNNNRIQKLMEELEVKIENLTTKLMHNPEELEMKMVTMNNRIRKIDTDTTLIRINYKESELKIENLTIKVMSNQEYLSQALSADCSEYRENLSRLGRRVTAGKETIYITLDGEIASVNCDFNESNEWTVIQRRMDGSVDFYRGWEEYKKGFGNPDGELWLGLDKLHRMTSRKNYSLRIDLLNWEGERRYAAYSTFRIGDKDSNYRLTVSGYSGNAKDGMNRHNNLPFTTHDRDNDQSRSNCAVRYHGAWWYGSCYAANLNGKYYKSSSGPTGNGVSWQHWDGDDYSLKFVEMKIKPN; encoded by the exons ATGTCTCATATGTACGGTAACGTCGAACCACCAGAGGAGACAAACGAAAATGTTTATGAGGAGTACATAAATCCCACTGCGTCACCTGGAGCCTCAAGACAAG ATGATGCTGGTGAAAAAAACTCTGAAAGTAAGAATCGAAAAATCAGTTGGTATAACATCGCCATAAGTACTGCTGTCGTCTTATCTATTGGACTAGCAGCATGCGGAATGATTTTCACTGTTCAG AATAATAACAGAATTCAAAAACTAATGGAGG AATTGGAAGTGAAAATTGAGAATCTTACGACCAAATTGATGCACAATCCTGAAG AATTGGAGATGAAAATGGTAACGATGAATAATCGTATAAGAAAGATTGATACTGACACCACCTTGATCCGCATCAATTATAAAG AATCGGAATTGAAAATTGAGAATCTTACGATCAAAGTGATGAGCAATCAAG AATATCTCAGTCAAGCATTGTCTGCGGATTGTTCGGAATATAGAGAAAATTTATCTCGACTTGGTCGGAGAGTTACTGCAGGAAAAGAAACAATTTATATTACGTTAGATGGAGAGATTGCAAGTGTTAATTGCGATTTTAATGAATCGAACGAATGGACA GTTATTCAACGTAGAATGGATGGCAGTGTCGATTTTTACAGAGGATGGGAGGAATACAAGAAAGGCTTCGGAAATCCCGATGGAGAGTTATGGCTGG GTCTAGATAAGCTCCACAGAATGACATCAAGAAAAAACTATAGTTTACGAATTGATCTTTTGAACTGGGAAGGCGAAAGAAGATATGCAGCTTACAG TACCTTCCGAATTGGAGACAAAGATTCAAATTATCGTCTCACTGTATCGGGATACTCCGGAAATGCAAAGGATGGAATGAATCGTCACAACAATCTTCCATTCACCACGCATGATAGAGATAATGATCAAAGCAGAAGTAACTGCGCTGTACGATATCACGGAGCATGGTGGTATGGCAGTTGTTATGCAGCAAATCTGAatggaaaatattacaaaagttCGTCAGGGCCTACAGGCAATGGGGTATCTTGGCAACATTGGGACGGGGATGATTATTCTCTGAAATTTGTCGAAATGAAGATTAAGCCAAATTAG
- the LOC120340182 gene encoding fibrinogen-like protein A isoform X1, with amino-acid sequence MSHMYGNVEPPEETNENVYEEYINPTASPGASRQDDAGEKNSESKNRKISWYNIAISTAVVLSIGLAACGMIFTVQNNNRIQKLMEALEVEIENITTKVMRSHEELEVKIENLTTKLMHNPEELEMKMVTMNNRIRKIDTDTTLIRINYKESELKIENLTIKVMSNQEYLSQALSADCSEYRENLSRLGRRVTAGKETIYITLDGEIASVNCDFNESNEWTVIQRRMDGSVDFYRGWEEYKKGFGNPDGELWLGLDKLHRMTSRKNYSLRIDLLNWEGERRYAAYSTFRIGDKDSNYRLTVSGYSGNAKDGMNRHNNLPFTTHDRDNDQSRSNCAVRYHGAWWYGSCYAANLNGKYYKSSSGPTGNGVSWQHWDGDDYSLKFVEMKIKPN; translated from the exons ATGTCTCATATGTACGGTAACGTCGAACCACCAGAGGAGACAAACGAAAATGTTTATGAGGAGTACATAAATCCCACTGCGTCACCTGGAGCCTCAAGACAAG ATGATGCTGGTGAAAAAAACTCTGAAAGTAAGAATCGAAAAATCAGTTGGTATAACATCGCCATAAGTACTGCTGTCGTCTTATCTATTGGACTAGCAGCATGCGGAATGATTTTCACTGTTCAG AATAATAACAGAATTCAAAAACTAATGGAGG CATTGGAAGTGGAAATTGAGAATATCACGACCAAAGTGATGCGCAGTCACGAAG AATTGGAAGTGAAAATTGAGAATCTTACGACCAAATTGATGCACAATCCTGAAG AATTGGAGATGAAAATGGTAACGATGAATAATCGTATAAGAAAGATTGATACTGACACCACCTTGATCCGCATCAATTATAAAG AATCGGAATTGAAAATTGAGAATCTTACGATCAAAGTGATGAGCAATCAAG AATATCTCAGTCAAGCATTGTCTGCGGATTGTTCGGAATATAGAGAAAATTTATCTCGACTTGGTCGGAGAGTTACTGCAGGAAAAGAAACAATTTATATTACGTTAGATGGAGAGATTGCAAGTGTTAATTGCGATTTTAATGAATCGAACGAATGGACA GTTATTCAACGTAGAATGGATGGCAGTGTCGATTTTTACAGAGGATGGGAGGAATACAAGAAAGGCTTCGGAAATCCCGATGGAGAGTTATGGCTGG GTCTAGATAAGCTCCACAGAATGACATCAAGAAAAAACTATAGTTTACGAATTGATCTTTTGAACTGGGAAGGCGAAAGAAGATATGCAGCTTACAG TACCTTCCGAATTGGAGACAAAGATTCAAATTATCGTCTCACTGTATCGGGATACTCCGGAAATGCAAAGGATGGAATGAATCGTCACAACAATCTTCCATTCACCACGCATGATAGAGATAATGATCAAAGCAGAAGTAACTGCGCTGTACGATATCACGGAGCATGGTGGTATGGCAGTTGTTATGCAGCAAATCTGAatggaaaatattacaaaagttCGTCAGGGCCTACAGGCAATGGGGTATCTTGGCAACATTGGGACGGGGATGATTATTCTCTGAAATTTGTCGAAATGAAGATTAAGCCAAATTAG